In one window of Arachis ipaensis cultivar K30076 chromosome B06, Araip1.1, whole genome shotgun sequence DNA:
- the LOC107604856 gene encoding dnaJ protein homolog 1, translated as MFGRGARRSSSDNTKYYDVLGVSKNANEDEIKKAYRKAAMKNHPDKGGDPEKFKELGQAYEVLSDPEKRELYDQYGEDALKEGMGGGGSSFHNPFDIFESFFGGASFGGGSSRGRRQKHGEDVVHSLKVSLEDVYNGTTKKLSLSRNVLCPKCKGKGSKSGNAGRCYGCQGTGMKITTRQIGLGMIQQMQHICPECRGSGEVISERDRCTQCKGNKVSQEKKVLEVHVEKGMQQGQKIVFEGQADEAPDTITGDIVFVLQVKEHPRFKREHDDLYIEHSLNLTEALCGFQFAVTHLDGRQLLIKSNPGEVIKPGQQKAINDEGMPQHNRPFMKGRLYIKFNVDFPDSGFLSPDQCRLLETILPQKSSKQLTDMELDECEETTLHDVNMKDEMRRKQQQHYHEAYDDDDDEQSMPRVQCAQQ; from the exons ATGTTTGGGCGTGGAGCAAGAAGGAGCAGCAGCGATAACACCAAATATTATGATGTTCTCGGTGTTTCAAAAAACGCTAATGAAGATGAAATCAAGAAGGCCTATAGAAAGGCTGCAATGAAGAATCATCCAGATAAAGGTGGAGATCCTGAGAAG TTCAAGGAGCTAGGTCAAGCTTATGAAGTTTTAAGTGATCCGGAGAAGAGAGAACTGTATGATCAATATGGTGAAGATGCCCTTAAGGAAGGAATGGGAGGAGGAGGAAGCTCATTCCATAACCCATTTGATATTTTTGAATCATTTTTTGGTGGAGCTAGCTTTGGTG GTGGTAGCTCACGAGGTAGAAGACAAAAGCATGGTGAAGATGTTGTGCATTCTCTAAAGGTTTCCTTGGAGGATGTTTATAATGGCACAACAAAGAAACTATCTCTTTCTAGAAATGTATTGTGCCCGAAATGTAAAGG GAAGGGTTCCAAAAGTGGAAATGCTGGTAGGTGTTATGGATGCCAAGGCACTGGTATGAAGATTACAACAAGGCAGATTGGACTGGGCATGATTCAACAAATGCAACACATCTGTCCTGAATGCAGGGGAAGTG GCGAGGTCATTAGCGAGAGAGATAGATGCACTCAGTGCAAGGGAAACAAGGTCTCCCAAGAAAAGAAGGTGCTTGAGGTGCATGTTGAGAAGGGGATGCAACAGGGCCAGAAGATTGTGTTTGAAGGTCAAGCTGATGAAGCG CCTGACACAATCACAGGAGACATTGTGTTTGTCTTACAAGTGAAGGAGCACCCACGATTCAAACGAGAGCATGATGACCTCTATATTGAGCACAGTCTCAACTTGACCGAGGCTCTTTGTGGCTTCCAGTTTGCTGTCACCCATCTTGATGGGAGACAACTATTGATCAAATCCAACCCTGGAGAAGTCATCAAACCAG GCCAACAAAAAGCCATAAATGATGAGGGAATGCCACAACACAATAGGCCCTTCATGAAGGGTCGTCTTTACATCAAGTTCAATGTGGATTTTCCAGACTCAGGGTTCCTTTCCCCTGACCAATGCCGATTATTAGAGACGATATTACCTCAGAAATCCAGCAAGCAGTTGACAGATATGGAGCTGGATGAGTGTGAGGAGACCACGTTACATGATGTCAACATGAAGGATGAGATGAGAAGAAAGCAGCAACAGCACTACCACGAGgcatatgatgatgatgatgatgagcaaTCCATGCCTCGAGTGCAATGTGCTCAACAGTAG